From Phycodurus eques isolate BA_2022a chromosome 1, UOR_Pequ_1.1, whole genome shotgun sequence, one genomic window encodes:
- the LOC133407213 gene encoding gamma-crystallin M3-like, which translates to MVATTTSITMGRIIFFEEKNFQGRSYECSSDCSDIHLHLSRCSSCRVENGCFVLYDRSNFIGNQVFLRRGEYSDLMRVGSMTGVGAAMMDTVRSCRLIPMHRGQFRVKIYELENFGGQMQELLEDCESLQDRLYMSDCQSCNVLEGHWLLFEQPNFRGRVIYVKPGEHRSLRESSLSSVMKISSIKRIMDVC; encoded by the exons ATGGTTGCAACAACCACAAGCATCACCATGGGCAGG ATCATTTTCTTCGAGGAGAAGAACTTCCAGGGTCGCTCTTATGAGTGCAGCAGCGACTGCTCCGACATCCACCTGCACCTCAGCCGCTGCAGCTCCTGCCGGGTGGAGAACGGCTGCTTCGTCCTGTACGACCGCTCCAACTTCATTGGCAACCAGGTTTTCCTGAGGAGGGGCGAGTACTCCGACTTGATGCGTGTCGGGAGCATGACTGGAGTTGGGGCGGCGATGATGGACACTGTTCGTTCTTGCCGTCTGATCCCCATG CACAGGGGACAGTTCCGGGTGAAGATCTACGAACTGGAGAATTTCGGGGGCCAGATGCAGGAGCTGCTGGAGGACTGCGAGTCCCTCCAGGACCGCCTGTACATGTCCGACTGCCAGTCCTGCAACGTGCTGGAGGGCCACTGGCTGCTGTTTGAGCAGCCCAACTTCCGAGGACGCGTCATCTACGTGAAGCCCGGGGAGCACAGGAGCCTGCGGGAAAGCAGCCTGAGCAGCGTTATGAAGATCAGCTCCATCAAACGTATCATGGATGTGTGCTGA
- the LOC133407229 gene encoding gamma-crystallin M2-like, giving the protein MGKITFYEEKKFQGRCYNCSSDCADLHSYFTRCSSIRVESGVWVIYERPNYKGFQYILYPGEYADNQQWMAFSDSVKSCRAIKNVYGNAWKLRLYERPNFGGQMVECTEDCPSLYDAYKVREAYSCVVSDGAWVFYDLPNYRGHQYLLEQGEYRQHADWAASSPGIGSFRRITEF; this is encoded by the exons ATGGGGAAG ATCACATTCTACGAGGAGAAGAAATTCCAGGGCCGCTGCTACAACTGCAGTAGCGACTGTGCAGACCTGCACTCCTACTTCACCCGCTGCAGCTCCATCCGGGTGGAGAGCGGCGTGTGGGTGATCTACGAGAGGCCCAACTACAAGGGCTTCCAATACATCCTTTACCCGGGCGAGTATGCAGACAACCAGCAGTGGATGGCCTTCAGCGACAGCGTCAAATCCTGCCGCGCCATCAAGAAC GTTTATGGCAACGCGTGGAAGCTCAGACTGTACGAGAGGCCAAACTTTGGCGGCCAGATGGTGGAATGCACCGAAGACTGCCCCTCGCTGTACGATGCCTACAAGGTGCGCGAGGCCTACTCCTGCGTGGTGAGCGACGGCGCCTGGGTTTTCTATGACCTCCCCAACTACAGGGGGCACCAGTACCTCCTGGAGCAGGGCGAGTATCGACAGCACGCCGACTGGGCTGCCTCCTCTCCCGGCATAGGCTCCTTCCGTAGAATCACTGAGTTTTAG
- the LOC133407197 gene encoding gamma-crystallin M3-like → MPNLYICSYLTNTMTMGRIIFYEDRNFQGRSYETSSDCPELTTYLSRCNSCRVESGLFMVYEKPNFKGHQVLVRRGEYPDSQRLMGINMSDCIRSSRMIPLHRGQFRVRIYEKENFGGQMHELTDDCENVDRLRMSDCQSCNVMEGHWLMFEQPNFRGRMLYLKPGEHRNLREIGASNIIRLSSIRRIMDSC, encoded by the exons ATGCCCAATCTGTACATCTGCAGTTATCTCACAAATACCATGACCATGGGAAGG ATCATCTTCTACGAAGACCGCAACTTCCAGGGTCGCTCCTACGAGACCAGCAGCGACTGCCCTGAGCTGACCACCTACCTGAGTAGGTGCAACTCCTGCCGGGTGGAGAGCGGCCTCTTCATGGTCTATGAGAAGCCCAACTTCAAGGGTCACCAGGTGCTGGTCAGGAGGGGCGAGTATCCTGACAGTCAGCGTCTGATGGGAATCAATATGAGTGACTGCATCAGATCCTCTCGCATGATCCCTTTG CACAGAGGACAGTTCCGAGTGAGGATCTACGAGAAAGAGAACTTCGGAGGCCAAATGCACGAGCTGACTGATGACTGCGAGAACGTGGATCGTCTGCGCATGTCCGACTGTCAGTCCTGCAACGTTATGGAGGGCCACTGGCTGATGTTTGAGCAGCCCAACTTCCGAGGAAGGATGCTGTACCTGAAGCCTGGCGAGCACCGCAACCTCCGTGAGATAGGAGCCAGCAACATAATCAGACTGAGCTCCATCCGGCGCATCATGGACTCCTGTTAG